From Limnochordia bacterium, one genomic window encodes:
- the rsxA gene encoding electron transport complex subunit RsxA encodes MEQLVFIFIGSVLVNNFVLVQFLGICPFLGVSKQVDTALGMGMATTFVMSVTSVVTWLLNRYILVQFGLPFLQYAMFILVIAALVQFVEMFLHKVSPALYRSLGIFLPLITTNCAILGLALLIALREYTLIQSIVFSLGAGLGFTLALVIMAGIRQELAYSNVPKCLQGSGIALIVAGLLSLAFMGFSGLVPV; translated from the coding sequence ATGGAACAGCTAGTGTTCATATTCATCGGGTCGGTTCTGGTCAATAACTTCGTTTTGGTTCAGTTCCTAGGGATTTGTCCCTTCCTAGGGGTATCCAAACAGGTTGATACCGCCTTGGGCATGGGGATGGCAACGACATTCGTCATGAGTGTGACCAGTGTGGTAACTTGGTTGCTAAACCGGTATATCTTAGTTCAGTTTGGCCTGCCCTTTTTGCAGTACGCCATGTTTATTCTAGTAATTGCTGCCCTAGTACAGTTTGTAGAGATGTTCTTGCATAAGGTAAGTCCGGCATTATATCGTTCCTTGGGCATTTTCCTACCCCTAATTACCACAAATTGTGCCATTTTGGGTCTGGCACTGCTGATTGCACTTAGGGAGTATACCTTGATCCAGTCTATTGTCTTTAGTCTAGGGGCCGGGTTAGGTTTTACTTTGGCGTTAGTGATTATGGCTGGAATTAGACAGGAATTGGCCTACAGCAATGTTCCCAAGTGCCTACAAGGTTCAGGGATCGCCTTGATTGTGGCTGGTCTTTTGTCCTTGGCCTTTATGGGTTTTTCCGGACTAGTGCCGGTTTGA
- the rsxC gene encoding electron transport complex subunit RsxC, with product MADRKELTYDCAISKVPTPSRVVLPVKQHIGAPARVVVQKGDVVQKGQLIAESGGRISANVCASVSGTVVDVSLQPHCSGRDVLAVVIETGEEQGWKTDLQPMSLAEAKPDEIISIIEKAGIVGMGGAGFPTHIKLMPPREKKIDALVINGCECEPYLTADYRLMIEYPKEVIFGVRALAKALGVNQVFIGIEDNKPAALSALQEVNDGSLRIVPLKTKYPQGAEKQLIFSILKREVPTGCLPMDVGVVVNNVGTAYAVWQAIARGWPLVERVVTVSGEGVARPGNYLVPLGMSVGDLIEACLGFVGQPGKVILGGPMMGVAITDLSVPVIKGTSGIVVLSRKQARKEAVQPCIKCGRCVEVCPTFLLPSLIARFAEHDEFDSAEEYGAMNCIECGSCSFVCPAKRPLVHWIQMAKAQLSLKRQKVG from the coding sequence ATGGCAGATCGTAAGGAGCTGACCTATGATTGTGCCATCAGCAAGGTACCGACACCATCGCGCGTTGTGCTTCCCGTCAAGCAGCACATTGGGGCACCGGCCAGGGTCGTTGTTCAGAAAGGTGACGTAGTACAGAAAGGGCAACTCATTGCTGAATCCGGTGGAAGGATCTCCGCTAATGTCTGTGCAAGTGTTAGTGGCACGGTTGTCGATGTTTCTTTGCAACCTCATTGTTCAGGACGTGATGTGTTAGCAGTGGTTATTGAGACCGGAGAGGAGCAGGGGTGGAAGACGGACCTGCAACCTATGAGCTTAGCGGAAGCAAAGCCCGATGAGATCATCTCAATTATCGAAAAGGCCGGGATCGTAGGTATGGGTGGAGCAGGGTTTCCTACCCACATTAAGCTTATGCCACCCCGGGAAAAAAAGATTGACGCGTTAGTCATTAATGGTTGTGAGTGTGAACCGTATCTTACAGCGGATTACCGCCTAATGATTGAGTACCCCAAGGAGGTTATCTTCGGTGTGCGAGCCTTGGCCAAGGCCCTTGGGGTAAATCAGGTGTTCATTGGTATTGAAGACAACAAGCCTGCCGCCCTATCTGCACTACAAGAAGTTAACGATGGTTCGCTTCGGATTGTTCCACTAAAAACGAAGTACCCTCAGGGTGCTGAAAAACAACTGATTTTCAGTATACTAAAACGGGAAGTACCAACGGGATGTCTGCCCATGGATGTGGGTGTTGTGGTTAATAACGTTGGGACTGCCTATGCCGTATGGCAGGCCATTGCAAGGGGATGGCCTTTAGTTGAACGAGTGGTTACAGTAAGTGGAGAAGGCGTTGCAAGGCCCGGCAATTATTTGGTACCCTTAGGAATGTCCGTTGGTGACCTTATTGAGGCGTGTCTAGGTTTTGTGGGCCAACCAGGTAAAGTCATTCTTGGGGGACCGATGATGGGTGTCGCCATTACGGATCTTTCTGTGCCAGTCATTAAGGGTACATCGGGGATCGTGGTGCTAAGTAGGAAGCAGGCTCGCAAGGAAGCAGTGCAACCATGCATTAAGTGCGGTCGGTGCGTTGAGGTATGTCCCACATTTCTTTTGCCTAGTCTTATCGCCCGTTTTGCTGAACATGATGAGTTTGACTCGGCTGAGGAGTATGGGGCCATGAACTGCATCGAATGTGGTTCCTGTTCTTTCGTTTGTCCGGCAAAACGACCCTTGGTGCACTGGATCCAGATGGCCAAGGCCCAATTGAGTTTGAAGAGGCAAAAAGTAGGATAG
- a CDS encoding electron transport complex subunit E — MFADLVRGLWKENPTFRMMIGMCPTLAVTTTATNGLAMGLSVAFVLVCSSAMISLLRRQIPSEVRIPCYIVIIATFVTVADLFLAAFLPSIHRVLGLFVPLIVVNCIILGRAEAFASKMPVSRSILDALGMGLGFTMALVILGSIRELLGFGTLFGTRIMWEGFTEWVIMILPPGAFFTLGLLVGLINWLSTNLSKGSALRLRAGRRAKDGTASVHIHRVGSGQ; from the coding sequence ATGTTTGCAGATCTTGTGCGGGGGCTATGGAAAGAGAATCCCACCTTTCGAATGATGATCGGGATGTGTCCTACGTTAGCGGTGACAACCACAGCCACTAATGGTCTTGCTATGGGCCTTTCTGTTGCATTCGTGTTGGTTTGTTCCAGCGCTATGATTTCCCTACTTAGGCGCCAGATTCCAAGTGAGGTCCGAATTCCCTGCTATATTGTTATCATTGCGACTTTTGTTACTGTGGCTGATCTATTCCTGGCCGCCTTTTTACCATCAATTCATCGAGTCTTGGGGCTGTTTGTGCCCTTAATTGTCGTTAACTGCATTATCTTAGGAAGGGCCGAGGCCTTTGCTTCGAAGATGCCCGTGTCTCGTTCCATCTTGGATGCTCTAGGAATGGGTCTAGGCTTTACCATGGCCCTTGTTATTTTAGGTTCCATTAGGGAACTTCTTGGATTTGGCACTTTGTTTGGGACCCGAATTATGTGGGAAGGGTTTACCGAATGGGTGATCATGATTCTACCGCCGGGGGCTTTCTTTACTTTAGGCCTTTTGGTTGGCCTAATTAACTGGTTGAGTACCAATTTGTCTAAGGGTTCTGCACTACGCTTACGGGCAGGAAGGAGGGCTAAGGATGGAACAGCTAGTGTTCATATTCATCGGGTCGGTTCTGGTCAATAA
- a CDS encoding F0F1 ATP synthase subunit epsilon: MTGNRLKVRVMTPERTLFDGEADMIIARTADGDVGILPGHAPLVTVLRPGVFHIKFPESEKRLAVHNGYLNVSHNVVTVLSETAEREDEIDVERARQARRRAEERLRRIQLEKIDAARAQVALERAISRLQAAGVE, encoded by the coding sequence TTGACCGGTAATAGACTAAAAGTGCGAGTGATGACTCCTGAACGAACCTTGTTTGATGGTGAGGCGGACATGATCATTGCTCGAACTGCTGATGGAGATGTGGGGATTCTCCCCGGACATGCGCCTTTGGTTACCGTACTTCGGCCAGGGGTGTTTCATATAAAGTTCCCAGAGTCGGAGAAAAGACTGGCCGTGCACAACGGTTATCTTAATGTTAGCCACAATGTGGTTACTGTATTGAGCGAGACCGCCGAGCGGGAAGATGAGATAGACGTGGAACGGGCCCGGCAGGCCCGCCGCCGTGCAGAGGAGCGCTTAAGGCGAATCCAGTTGGAGAAAATTGACGCCGCCCGCGCGCAAGTTGCTTTGGAAAGGGCAATCAGTCGTTTACAGGCCGCTGGGGTTGAGTGA
- a CDS encoding RnfABCDGE type electron transport complex subunit D, translated as MMGATPHIKCEESVAKIMYTVALALVPALVCAIYYFGLRALSLTVITVVSAMFTEAVIQKLRGLEITIWDGSALVTGLLLAFNVPPTLPYWMAAMGAIVAIFLGKQVFGGLGQNPFNPALVGRLFLSAAFPVAMTTWTRPFDGISQATPLALMKMQGVGTSYLDLIVGNVGGCLGETSTIALLVGAALLIYKRYIDWRIPAGYLGTVFILTWILGQDPIFHLLAGGLIIGAFFMATDLVTTPITKKGRWIYGIGAGVLLVLIRLYGAYPGGVSFSILLMNAISPLLNHYTRPRIFGEVKHHV; from the coding sequence ATGATGGGGGCCACTCCCCATATAAAATGTGAGGAATCAGTGGCAAAGATCATGTATACTGTGGCACTGGCGTTGGTGCCAGCCTTGGTTTGCGCCATCTATTATTTTGGTTTACGGGCATTATCCCTTACGGTCATAACCGTTGTATCCGCGATGTTTACCGAGGCAGTTATCCAGAAATTACGGGGTCTTGAGATTACAATCTGGGATGGTAGCGCCCTTGTTACCGGATTACTGTTGGCTTTTAATGTGCCGCCAACTCTTCCTTATTGGATGGCGGCGATGGGTGCTATTGTGGCTATATTCCTCGGCAAACAGGTCTTTGGTGGTCTTGGGCAGAATCCTTTTAACCCGGCCTTGGTGGGCAGACTGTTTCTGTCAGCGGCCTTTCCAGTGGCCATGACAACATGGACGCGGCCCTTCGACGGAATATCACAGGCCACGCCCTTGGCATTGATGAAAATGCAGGGTGTGGGAACCTCCTATCTTGATCTGATAGTCGGAAACGTCGGTGGTTGTCTTGGGGAGACATCTACCATTGCTCTCCTTGTTGGAGCAGCATTGTTGATCTATAAAAGATATATCGACTGGCGGATCCCTGCGGGTTATCTGGGTACTGTATTTATCCTTACCTGGATCCTGGGGCAGGATCCCATTTTCCACCTTTTGGCCGGCGGTTTGATCATAGGTGCCTTTTTTATGGCAACCGACCTTGTAACTACTCCAATTACGAAAAAGGGACGCTGGATTTATGGTATTGGGGCTGGTGTTTTACTAGTTTTGATCAGACTCTATGGCGCTTATCCCGGTGGGGTTAGCTTCTCGATCCTACTGATGAATGCCATCTCACCCCTTTTGAATCACTATACCCGACCACGCATTTTCGGGGAGGTGAAGCACCATGTCTAG
- a CDS encoding RnfABCDGE type electron transport complex subunit B: MNDILVSAVSMGILGTVFGFGLVWASQRFKVESDPRIDEIADAAPGANCGSCGFAGCRAYAEAVVEGRAEINACPVGGSAFVEKIASLLGKEATDIGPRKVAHVKCGGCNDKAKQRGDYDGALDCRAAVLKYGGPKECQYGCLGLGSCVKVCAFDAIHLTEVGLPEVDADTCTACGKCIQACPRSLLELVPVTSTVHVQCKSTEKGKVVRSVCEVGCIGCGLCVKACSFEAITVTDNLASIDYTKCTNCGQCALKCPTKAIIVQDAKGQQSEEIAG; encoded by the coding sequence GTGAACGATATATTGGTTTCTGCAGTGAGTATGGGGATTTTGGGTACTGTCTTCGGTTTTGGTCTTGTGTGGGCATCCCAGCGTTTTAAAGTGGAAAGCGATCCCCGTATTGATGAGATTGCCGATGCAGCCCCCGGTGCTAATTGCGGTTCCTGTGGTTTTGCCGGGTGTCGAGCCTATGCTGAGGCGGTGGTTGAAGGAAGGGCAGAGATTAACGCATGTCCTGTGGGTGGCAGTGCTTTTGTGGAGAAGATTGCTTCTTTGTTAGGAAAGGAAGCCACCGATATTGGTCCTCGTAAGGTGGCCCACGTTAAATGCGGTGGCTGCAATGACAAAGCTAAACAGCGAGGCGACTATGATGGAGCCCTAGACTGCCGGGCCGCGGTACTAAAATATGGGGGACCTAAGGAATGTCAGTACGGCTGTTTGGGCTTGGGAAGTTGTGTCAAGGTCTGTGCCTTTGATGCGATCCACCTAACTGAAGTAGGATTACCCGAAGTTGATGCTGACACATGTACAGCCTGTGGTAAGTGCATCCAAGCCTGTCCCCGTTCGCTGCTCGAACTTGTGCCAGTGACGTCGACTGTGCATGTGCAGTGTAAATCAACGGAGAAGGGCAAAGTAGTCCGAAGCGTCTGTGAGGTAGGTTGTATCGGCTGTGGGCTGTGCGTAAAGGCGTGTTCCTTTGAGGCGATTACTGTCACAGATAACCTAGCTAGTATTGATTACACCAAGTGTACCAATTGCGGACAATGTGCACTGAAGTGTCCCACCAAGGCGATTATTGTTCAAGATGCAAAGGGGCAACAAAGTGAAGAAATAGCAGGTTAG
- the fsa gene encoding fructose-6-phosphate aldolase has protein sequence MQFFIDTANIDEIKEAHGWGVISGVTTNPSLVAKEGRNFEEVIREIAGIVDGPISAEVISLVADEMVAEAQKLAKWSKNIVIKIPMTADGLTAVHRLSDQGIKTNVTLVFSASQALLAARAGATYVSPFIGRLDDISHFGMELVRDIVEIYDIHGLPTEVIAASIRSPLHVVEAAKAGAHVATVPFKVLKQMVAHPLTDIGIKKFLADWGSAGIG, from the coding sequence GTGCAGTTTTTTATTGATACAGCTAATATTGATGAGATTAAAGAAGCTCATGGGTGGGGGGTCATCTCCGGTGTAACCACAAACCCTTCATTGGTGGCAAAAGAGGGCCGTAACTTCGAAGAGGTAATCCGGGAGATTGCCGGTATTGTCGATGGGCCGATTAGCGCCGAAGTAATTAGTCTTGTTGCCGATGAGATGGTGGCAGAGGCACAAAAGCTGGCCAAGTGGTCCAAAAACATTGTCATTAAGATTCCCATGACCGCTGATGGACTTACGGCTGTTCACCGTCTTTCAGATCAAGGGATTAAAACTAATGTTACCTTAGTGTTTTCTGCGAGCCAGGCTTTGCTAGCAGCCAGAGCCGGAGCCACATATGTTAGTCCCTTTATTGGACGGCTGGATGATATCTCCCATTTTGGCATGGAGCTTGTTCGAGATATCGTGGAGATTTATGATATCCACGGATTGCCCACCGAGGTGATCGCTGCCAGTATTCGTAGTCCCTTACATGTGGTTGAGGCGGCGAAGGCCGGGGCCCATGTGGCAACGGTACCGTTTAAGGTATTAAAGCAGATGGTTGCACATCCTCTTACCGATATCGGGATCAAGAAGTTCCTCGCTGATTGGGGGAGTGCTGGCATTGGATAA
- a CDS encoding RnfABCDGE type electron transport complex subunit G → MSSGAKMILALIIVSVGAGVVLAVVYNYANPKIEEHAALRLADSIGAVLPEASSFTKLESADVSFDPSSFADEIYLGHDGQGESVGLAFVVTGPGFQGGIKVLIGMELPGCTIGGVRVLEHVETPGLGARIEEDWFTEQFIGKEASGKLDKEIDTITGATISSKAVTNIVNDYVYKIAQELIPQLGVLERGSR, encoded by the coding sequence ATGTCTAGTGGGGCAAAGATGATTCTTGCCTTGATTATTGTTTCCGTTGGTGCAGGGGTGGTGCTTGCGGTTGTATACAACTACGCTAACCCGAAGATCGAGGAACATGCGGCCTTAAGGTTAGCGGATTCCATAGGTGCGGTACTACCTGAGGCTTCTTCCTTCACCAAGTTGGAGTCAGCGGATGTGTCCTTTGACCCTAGTTCCTTTGCAGATGAAATATATCTAGGACACGATGGGCAAGGAGAATCGGTGGGACTGGCTTTTGTGGTGACTGGACCGGGGTTTCAAGGTGGTATTAAGGTTTTGATTGGGATGGAGCTGCCGGGCTGCACTATTGGTGGTGTACGAGTGTTGGAGCATGTGGAAACCCCTGGTTTGGGAGCCCGAATTGAGGAGGACTGGTTTACCGAGCAGTTCATCGGAAAGGAAGCAAGCGGCAAGTTGGATAAAGAGATTGATACTATTACCGGTGCTACCATTTCCAGTAAGGCTGTCACCAATATTGTCAACGATTATGTGTACAAAATTGCCCAGGAGCTGATACCACAACTGGGGGTTCTGGAAAGGGGATCAAGGTAA